One Lacticaseibacillus rhamnosus genomic window carries:
- a CDS encoding ABC transporter permease, which translates to MANMDTWQQFWYYLANNGSYVLSQFARHFLISIYGVLIAAVIGIPVGLAIARHRTLSNTVIGIANVIQTIPSLAMLSIIMLGLGLGVNTVIVTVFLYSLLPIIKNTYTGMQNVDKNLMDAAKGMGMTRWQSLYMVEIPLSMSVIMAGIRNALVVAIGITAIGAFVGAGGLGDIIVRGTNATNGGAIILAGALPTALMAIISDLALGFLERRLEPKGKSAS; encoded by the coding sequence ATGGCTAACATGGATACTTGGCAGCAATTTTGGTATTACCTTGCCAATAACGGTTCGTACGTGCTCAGTCAATTTGCTCGCCATTTTCTGATTTCCATTTATGGTGTGCTGATTGCGGCTGTGATCGGGATTCCGGTTGGCTTGGCAATTGCCCGCCACCGCACCTTGAGTAACACGGTGATCGGCATTGCCAACGTGATTCAAACGATTCCTAGTTTGGCAATGTTGTCCATCATCATGCTCGGGCTTGGTCTTGGCGTGAACACCGTCATCGTAACGGTCTTTCTCTACTCCTTGTTGCCGATCATCAAGAACACTTACACCGGCATGCAGAATGTCGACAAGAACCTGATGGATGCCGCCAAAGGAATGGGCATGACCCGCTGGCAATCACTGTACATGGTTGAAATTCCGTTGAGCATGTCAGTCATCATGGCCGGGATTCGTAACGCGCTGGTCGTTGCCATTGGGATTACGGCAATCGGTGCCTTCGTGGGTGCCGGCGGTCTGGGCGATATCATCGTCCGCGGCACCAATGCAACCAATGGCGGTGCGATCATTCTCGCCGGGGCATTGCCAACCGCTTTAATGGCGATTATCTCCGACCTGGCGTTAGGCTTTTTGGAACGCCGATTGGAACCAAAAGGAAAATCTGCTTCATAA
- a CDS encoding osmoprotectant ABC transporter substrate-binding protein, with amino-acid sequence MKTFRKLLLTLLLIPVLLLGGCGFPGLGGSGNDGTVRIASQTSTESQIMANIIAELINHELGYKTTLVNNLGSGTVVHQAMIRNDADISATRYTGTDITGTLGMNPVKSPSKAMTIVKREFKKRYDQTWYPSYGFSDTYAFMVTQEEAKKDNLNNISDLKKVASQYNAGVDSSWMNRKGDGYSDFTKAYGFDFKRVYPMQIGLVYDAVEANRMQTVLGYSTDGRIRSYNLKILKDDKKFFPPYQCSLVVNNSLLKKYPKLKPLLHRLDGKINLKTMQELNYQVDDQLLEPNVVAQKFLAKHNYFKGSDD; translated from the coding sequence ATGAAGACATTCAGAAAACTACTCCTGACCCTATTGCTGATTCCGGTGCTGCTATTAGGTGGTTGCGGCTTCCCTGGCCTTGGCGGTTCCGGTAATGACGGTACCGTCCGAATCGCCTCCCAAACAAGTACCGAGTCACAGATTATGGCGAATATCATTGCCGAATTAATCAACCACGAACTCGGCTACAAGACGACTTTGGTGAACAACCTTGGTTCCGGGACGGTGGTTCACCAAGCGATGATTCGTAATGATGCTGATATCAGTGCGACTCGATACACCGGCACCGATATCACCGGCACATTAGGCATGAACCCTGTCAAAAGTCCTTCCAAAGCGATGACCATCGTCAAGCGTGAATTCAAAAAACGCTATGACCAAACCTGGTATCCGTCTTATGGCTTCTCTGACACCTATGCTTTCATGGTTACCCAAGAAGAAGCCAAGAAGGATAACCTCAATAACATTTCCGACCTAAAGAAAGTCGCATCACAGTACAACGCCGGGGTTGATTCCAGCTGGATGAACCGTAAAGGCGATGGCTACAGCGACTTCACCAAAGCATATGGTTTTGATTTCAAACGCGTTTATCCAATGCAAATCGGTTTGGTTTACGACGCGGTTGAAGCCAACCGGATGCAGACGGTTCTCGGGTATTCTACGGACGGTCGCATTCGCAGTTACAATTTGAAGATTCTAAAGGATGATAAAAAGTTCTTCCCGCCTTATCAGTGTTCATTAGTGGTTAACAACAGTCTTTTGAAGAAATATCCAAAATTAAAACCGCTGTTACATCGTTTAGACGGCAAGATCAATCTGAAAACCATGCAGGAACTGAACTATCAAGTCGACGATCAATTACTTGAACCGAATGTGGTCGCTCAGAAGTTTCTGGCTAAACACAATTATTTCAAAGGAAGTGACGACTAA
- a CDS encoding ABC transporter permease, producing the protein MFAFLNAHGSELITKTWEQLYISAIALGLGVIVAVPLGILLTRFPKTAKVVIGLASMLQTVPSLALLALMIPLFGIGKVPAIVALFIYSLLPILRNTYIGMEDVDPVLMDAAKGMGMTAMQSIRQVEVPLAMPVIMAGIRLSAIYVIAWATLASYIGAGGLGDLIFNGLNLFQPDLIIGGTIPVTILALIVDWLLGRLEYHLTPVSERA; encoded by the coding sequence ATGTTTGCATTTCTAAACGCACATGGCAGTGAACTGATTACCAAAACTTGGGAACAGCTTTACATCTCGGCAATTGCACTTGGACTCGGAGTCATTGTTGCCGTTCCACTTGGCATTCTGCTGACCCGTTTTCCTAAGACGGCTAAAGTCGTGATCGGCCTTGCCAGCATGTTACAGACGGTGCCTTCGTTGGCTTTGCTGGCATTAATGATTCCTTTATTCGGGATTGGGAAAGTACCTGCCATCGTCGCATTGTTCATCTATTCATTGCTGCCAATTTTGCGTAACACTTACATCGGCATGGAAGATGTTGATCCCGTGTTGATGGACGCTGCTAAGGGAATGGGCATGACCGCCATGCAATCCATTCGCCAAGTCGAAGTGCCGCTAGCCATGCCAGTCATTATGGCAGGAATTCGCTTGTCTGCCATTTATGTCATCGCATGGGCAACCCTAGCATCGTATATCGGTGCTGGCGGGCTTGGGGACTTGATCTTTAATGGTCTGAATCTCTTCCAGCCGGATCTCATCATCGGCGGGACCATTCCTGTAACCATTTTGGCACTGATTGTTGATTGGCTGTTGGGGCGGTTGGAATACCACCTAACACCTGTCAGCGAGCGCGCTTAG
- a CDS encoding betaine/proline/choline family ABC transporter ATP-binding protein (Members of the family are the ATP-binding subunit of ABC transporters for substrates such as betaine, L-proline or other amino acids, choline, carnitine, etc. The substrate specificity is best determined from the substrate-binding subunit, rather than this subunit, as it interacts with the permease subunit and not with substrate directly.) — protein MPEEQPMVLFKDVEKVYRGGNVAVEHINLEINKGEFVCLIGTSGSGKTTTMRMINRMLEPSGGQILFNGKDIHKIDAVKLRRQIGYVIQNIGLMPHMTIYENITIVPKLLKWPEEKRREKAKELVDLVELPEDYLDRYPSELSGGQQQRIGVIRALAANQDLILMDEPYGALDPITREALQELIKNLQEKLGKTVVFVTHDMDEALKLATKIVVMDHGHIIQNATPTELLTHPANKFVENLVGQDRLVQARADVTTVEQIMLKNPAAITPGKSLAEAISLMRKRRVDTLLVTDDEDHLKGFIDLESLETRYQSATSVSDITKSSIFYVKKDALLRDTADRILKRGFKYVPVVDNDQKLVGIVTRASLVDVVYDTIWGDNEDDQDSAAAKNNDQSAASSTTTTSATEDTRDAPKEV, from the coding sequence ATGCCAGAAGAACAACCAATGGTCCTGTTCAAGGACGTTGAAAAAGTCTATCGAGGCGGGAATGTCGCGGTCGAACATATTAACCTTGAAATTAATAAGGGTGAATTTGTATGTCTTATCGGGACATCCGGTTCCGGGAAGACAACGACCATGCGGATGATCAACCGGATGTTGGAACCCAGCGGCGGTCAAATCCTGTTTAACGGTAAAGACATTCACAAAATCGATGCCGTAAAATTGCGGCGTCAAATCGGTTATGTCATTCAAAATATCGGCCTCATGCCACACATGACCATTTATGAAAACATCACGATCGTTCCTAAATTATTAAAGTGGCCTGAAGAAAAGCGCCGGGAAAAGGCCAAAGAACTGGTTGATCTCGTCGAATTACCCGAAGATTATCTGGATCGTTACCCATCAGAGCTTTCCGGTGGGCAACAACAACGGATCGGGGTTATCCGCGCGCTTGCTGCCAATCAGGATCTGATCTTAATGGACGAACCTTATGGCGCCTTGGACCCGATTACCCGTGAAGCACTGCAGGAATTAATTAAAAATCTGCAGGAAAAGCTCGGTAAGACCGTTGTTTTCGTGACCCACGATATGGACGAAGCGCTCAAACTCGCCACCAAAATTGTTGTCATGGATCACGGTCACATTATCCAAAACGCCACCCCAACCGAACTACTGACCCATCCCGCCAACAAGTTTGTTGAAAACTTAGTCGGTCAGGATCGCCTGGTTCAAGCGCGGGCGGACGTCACCACTGTTGAACAGATCATGTTGAAGAATCCGGCTGCCATCACACCTGGCAAGTCTTTGGCTGAAGCGATTTCCCTCATGCGCAAACGCCGCGTTGATACGCTGCTGGTCACCGATGACGAGGATCACCTCAAAGGCTTCATCGATCTGGAATCGCTGGAAACCCGTTACCAAAGCGCCACCAGCGTTAGCGACATCACCAAGTCCAGCATTTTCTACGTGAAAAAAGATGCCCTACTGCGCGACACGGCTGACCGCATTCTTAAGCGCGGATTTAAGTATGTGCCTGTGGTCGACAATGATCAGAAACTGGTCGGCATTGTCACCCGTGCTTCACTTGTTGATGTCGTTTATGACACCATTTGGGGCGACAATGAAGATGATCAAGACAGTGCTGCGGCCAAGAATAACGATCAGTCAGCCGCATCGTCGACGACCACCACTTCGGCAACTGAAGATACCCGAGACGCACCTAAGGAGGTGTGA
- a CDS encoding heavy metal translocating P-type ATPase: MRFIQTHKQEAMVIGGVLTAAGLIFSQAWLLVLASLVAGLPIAVNAWEALRYKQISIELLVTIALVGAVMIGEPIESAVVSFLFLFGDWLEQRSLAKTRSAIQGLAAAAPKTARLLDGTTIPVGKLAVGDQVRVLAGETVPADGQVISGQANIVEAAITGEPDAKRKQVGATVYSGTQVSDGTVDIEVEKTGYNTVYQQIIDLIEDAQDAQSPVATFIQKFARWYTPLVLVIALLVGLISQNVRLAITILVLGCPGALVIGAPVSNVVGLGFGAKHGILIKGGDVATKLDQIDTVMFDKTGTLTQGKIRVATAKYWTADQQRVAATVTAVEKATAHPLGQALVADLQAKTMQKPTDVKVTRGVGVNARIAGHAISVGNQKVLHQPLTADQQAAVQQIVASGATLVLVTIDDKLVAAYGLRDQLRTETPTMLSTLKASGKKTMVLSGDSQAAVEHMMSALPVSQTRGGLLPADKVKAIKAAQARGEKVMFVGDGINDGPALAQADVGVAMGSGMDVAIDTADVILTNSRLTNLGVLFDLAKRMNRNIKQNLVIAIGTVALLLSGLLIGLVDMASGMLFHEISILLVIANALRLRHTPRKWQNLTAIKVHHPQTVNNENK, from the coding sequence ATGCGTTTTATTCAAACACATAAACAAGAAGCGATGGTGATCGGCGGTGTTTTGACTGCGGCGGGATTGATTTTCAGTCAGGCATGGTTGCTGGTGTTGGCGAGTCTGGTGGCCGGGCTGCCGATTGCGGTGAATGCCTGGGAAGCGCTGCGTTATAAGCAGATTAGTATTGAGCTATTGGTGACAATTGCTCTAGTGGGCGCGGTGATGATTGGCGAGCCGATTGAAAGTGCGGTTGTTAGTTTTCTATTTTTGTTCGGCGACTGGCTGGAACAGCGTAGTTTAGCCAAAACGCGCTCGGCGATCCAAGGCTTGGCTGCCGCAGCACCGAAAACGGCCAGGCTGCTGGATGGGACGACCATTCCGGTGGGGAAGTTAGCGGTTGGCGATCAAGTGCGGGTGTTGGCTGGCGAAACGGTACCGGCTGACGGGCAGGTGATTAGCGGCCAGGCAAACATTGTGGAAGCCGCGATCACCGGCGAACCGGATGCCAAACGCAAGCAGGTTGGCGCCACAGTATACTCCGGTACGCAGGTGAGCGATGGCACGGTTGACATTGAAGTTGAAAAAACCGGCTACAACACGGTTTATCAGCAGATTATCGATTTAATTGAAGATGCGCAGGACGCCCAATCGCCTGTGGCAACCTTCATCCAGAAATTTGCCCGTTGGTACACGCCGCTGGTATTAGTCATCGCTTTGCTGGTGGGATTGATTAGCCAAAATGTCCGGCTGGCAATTACGATTTTGGTACTGGGTTGCCCCGGCGCATTGGTCATTGGCGCTCCGGTTAGCAATGTGGTCGGCCTAGGATTTGGTGCCAAACATGGCATTTTAATCAAAGGCGGCGATGTGGCGACCAAGTTGGATCAAATCGACACGGTGATGTTTGATAAAACCGGAACGCTGACACAAGGCAAGATCCGTGTGGCAACAGCTAAGTACTGGACCGCTGATCAGCAACGGGTTGCAGCCACGGTCACAGCGGTTGAAAAAGCAACGGCGCATCCACTGGGACAGGCACTTGTTGCCGATCTTCAGGCAAAGACCATGCAAAAGCCAACCGATGTCAAAGTCACTCGCGGAGTTGGGGTGAACGCCCGAATCGCCGGACACGCGATCAGTGTCGGCAATCAAAAGGTTTTGCACCAGCCGCTAACAGCTGACCAGCAGGCCGCTGTTCAGCAAATCGTGGCCAGTGGTGCAACCTTGGTCTTGGTAACCATTGACGACAAACTCGTGGCAGCTTATGGCTTGCGCGATCAGTTGCGGACGGAAACGCCAACCATGCTGAGCACCTTAAAAGCAAGTGGCAAGAAGACAATGGTGCTTTCAGGCGACTCGCAGGCAGCGGTTGAACACATGATGTCGGCACTACCGGTGAGTCAGACTCGCGGTGGTTTACTGCCGGCAGATAAGGTGAAAGCGATCAAAGCAGCACAAGCCCGCGGTGAAAAAGTTATGTTTGTCGGCGATGGCATCAATGACGGCCCCGCCTTGGCACAAGCAGATGTTGGCGTTGCAATGGGTTCCGGCATGGATGTTGCAATTGACACGGCAGACGTTATTTTGACCAACAGCCGTCTCACGAATCTCGGCGTGCTTTTCGACTTAGCCAAGCGGATGAATCGCAACATCAAGCAGAACCTTGTCATTGCAATTGGCACGGTGGCGTTGTTGTTAAGTGGCTTATTGATTGGATTGGTCGACATGGCTAGCGGGATGTTATTCCATGAAATTTCCATCCTGCTGGTCATTGCAAACGCCTTGAGATTACGACACACACCAAGAAAATGGCAAAACTTGACGGCCATCAAGGTACATCATCCGCAAACGGTTAATAATGAGAATAAATAA
- a CDS encoding heavy-metal-associated domain-containing protein — translation MTKLVYQLDGLTCPSCLQKIEGALGQQAGVKTVKALFNSSKVKAQIDPAVTNADALKKTITDLGYTVVNVRSQEA, via the coding sequence ATGACAAAATTAGTTTATCAATTAGATGGTTTAACCTGCCCGAGCTGCCTACAGAAAATCGAAGGGGCACTAGGCCAACAAGCCGGCGTCAAAACCGTCAAAGCCTTATTTAACAGCAGCAAGGTCAAAGCCCAGATTGATCCAGCCGTGACCAATGCCGATGCGTTGAAAAAAACCATTACGGACTTGGGCTACACCGTTGTGAACGTTCGCAGTCAAGAAGCATAG
- a CDS encoding ferritin family protein gives MSITPGMHTIDEETVKARQAAAAKQVDHDHHVPTAGAMSGHVLANLAVLQRKLAQFSQTLSGPSSDGDRELLTQLATQAQQHLTVLVADLAAQGEDFPTTTAEFSEYTMLQEDPAFRFWTNDMKLDAVVNDLDTCQLFVSRAIPLANKENKAVLAADMLQLQRWHEQSILHLQTRLGREVTAGRTLLEEDDD, from the coding sequence ATGAGCATAACACCAGGCATGCACACTATTGACGAAGAAACAGTAAAAGCCCGTCAAGCAGCGGCAGCTAAACAAGTCGACCATGATCATCATGTACCGACAGCTGGGGCGATGAGCGGACATGTACTAGCAAATTTAGCAGTCTTGCAACGTAAACTGGCCCAATTTTCCCAAACGTTGAGTGGACCAAGCAGTGACGGGGATCGCGAATTGTTAACGCAATTGGCAACACAAGCGCAGCAGCATCTGACGGTGTTAGTGGCAGACTTAGCGGCGCAAGGAGAAGATTTTCCCACGACAACCGCGGAGTTTAGCGAGTACACGATGTTGCAAGAAGATCCCGCGTTTCGTTTTTGGACCAATGATATGAAACTGGATGCTGTGGTTAATGATCTGGATACTTGCCAGCTGTTCGTCAGTCGGGCGATTCCGCTAGCCAATAAAGAGAACAAGGCAGTGTTGGCAGCGGATATGTTACAATTGCAGCGCTGGCATGAGCAAAGTATCCTGCACTTGCAAACGCGTCTCGGTCGTGAGGTGACGGCGGGGCGGACCTTGCTTGAAGAGGACGATGACTGA
- a CDS encoding Crp/Fnr family transcriptional regulator produces MAHSCTAVVPLFKNLTDEARTAIDALTHEHQVQKGTVLISPNTAAHLLVVAQGKLKTYQLATNGKEQLLRVDGLGDYEGEAGLLNIANPNVYTEALTTATVCTISAADFQQLLMQQPQISLQLLTENARKMQALEKQAGYLGNDSINVRLTHYLLDLRTAAGKDTVTVPMAWTQLADYLGTTPETVSRTLKRLADEKLIQRTGKQVTILNAEDMEDFVW; encoded by the coding sequence ATGGCGCATAGTTGTACGGCGGTCGTACCGTTATTTAAAAATCTAACTGATGAAGCCCGCACTGCGATTGATGCGTTGACCCACGAGCATCAGGTGCAAAAAGGAACGGTTCTGATCAGTCCTAACACTGCTGCTCATTTGTTAGTGGTTGCACAGGGAAAACTCAAAACTTATCAATTGGCGACAAATGGTAAAGAACAATTACTGCGCGTTGACGGCCTCGGCGATTATGAAGGGGAAGCCGGCTTGTTGAATATTGCTAATCCGAATGTCTATACCGAAGCGCTGACGACCGCCACTGTTTGCACCATTAGCGCTGCCGATTTTCAACAGTTACTCATGCAACAACCACAAATCAGCTTGCAATTACTCACAGAAAACGCCCGTAAAATGCAGGCATTGGAAAAGCAAGCGGGCTATCTCGGCAACGATTCCATCAATGTACGCTTAACTCACTACCTACTGGATTTGCGCACTGCCGCTGGAAAAGACACAGTGACGGTACCGATGGCATGGACGCAGCTAGCCGATTATCTCGGCACAACCCCAGAAACGGTTTCGCGCACGTTAAAACGGTTAGCTGATGAAAAATTGATTCAGCGAACTGGGAAGCAAGTGACGATTTTGAATGCTGAGGATATGGAAGATTTTGTTTGGTAA
- a CDS encoding CPBP family intramembrane glutamic endopeptidase produces MNPIKQLHKFSKLLGPILIVYGIALAWSLSSQLIPFLIGLFDIDIDETNIPMSLNLLFLYAEAIGIIGMAIYYRSDRTLLPFSRQNAVRDYALGLLFGLLMFSLIWGIIALLGGYHVLATFQWPNLLWLVLFFFGYAIQSMFEELLCRGYIMGYWLKQNRVGLAVLLNAIFFTLLHLANPGYNFSAATGLFFFAIAMSQFRLLTGNIWLCGAFHAIWNFAEGPIFGTTVSGLSGEKFVLESLPTTTSQSLTGSVFGLEASAASNIVHILLVVLLGIILIFWQKRRTHPVLSAN; encoded by the coding sequence GTGAATCCAATTAAACAACTACATAAATTTTCAAAGCTATTAGGACCTATCCTAATCGTTTATGGCATTGCACTTGCTTGGTCATTGTCATCACAGCTGATTCCTTTTTTGATCGGTCTGTTCGACATCGACATAGATGAAACCAACATCCCGATGTCTTTGAACCTGCTCTTTTTATACGCTGAAGCTATCGGCATTATCGGCATGGCCATCTATTATCGCAGTGATCGTACATTGCTGCCTTTTTCCCGTCAAAATGCCGTTAGAGACTATGCTTTAGGCTTACTTTTTGGCCTGCTCATGTTCAGCCTTATCTGGGGCATCATCGCACTGCTTGGTGGTTACCATGTGCTGGCGACTTTTCAGTGGCCAAATTTGCTGTGGCTTGTGCTTTTCTTCTTCGGCTATGCGATTCAATCAATGTTCGAGGAATTGCTTTGTCGGGGATATATAATGGGCTACTGGCTTAAGCAAAATCGTGTCGGGCTGGCGGTTTTGTTGAACGCCATCTTTTTCACGCTTTTGCATCTTGCCAATCCCGGCTATAATTTTTCCGCCGCCACCGGCTTGTTTTTCTTTGCCATTGCAATGTCACAATTTCGCTTGCTGACAGGCAATATCTGGCTGTGCGGTGCCTTTCACGCCATATGGAATTTCGCGGAAGGTCCCATCTTTGGCACAACCGTTTCCGGGCTATCTGGTGAAAAGTTCGTCCTCGAGTCCCTCCCGACAACGACATCGCAGTCACTGACCGGCAGCGTTTTTGGACTTGAAGCTAGTGCGGCGTCAAATATTGTCCATATATTGCTGGTGGTCTTACTGGGGATTATCCTTATCTTCTGGCAAAAACGACGCACGCATCCGGTTTTATCGGCGAACTAG
- a CDS encoding PTS fructose transporter subunit IIC → MEKKIVAVTACAAGIAHTYMAAESLEQAAKKMGYEIKVETNGAIGAENVLTKQDIEQADMVIVASDIKIDPIRFTGKRLFVTKSNQAIEDSEALINQAFEEAKIFGKKGAKVGKIQVGNDKDKVNFFTHIMSGISYMVPMVIAAGLLLTIANLYAFQRDDLGRIVKWGFDNKTQMGFLMAKLFYVGQIGFKLMIPLFAGFVANSIADKPAIAPAMIGAYLVNDPEFLNTKAGGGFIGAIIVAFIVGYMVKGLKKVKWPKLLVPIVPIMIIPFIATAVIMLIVLYVIGNPIAVGMDAMYKGLTDLNNNYSGAPILIGAICGAMIGFDLGGPINKTALVFGTAIFTDTLTKYGINGANFVPGTATQAAISVAPLGVWLATILFKKKFTKDEKIAASAAFGMGIVGVTEGAIPFVAADPVRMIFSNVVGSAVAGGLVAATGCKFYGGIGSPLGTFIGYIEQPLPFITWILCVCAGILTAALLIGFTRKQTVAGLAVEPEK, encoded by the coding sequence ATGGAGAAGAAGATTGTTGCCGTGACGGCTTGTGCAGCGGGGATTGCGCATACGTATATGGCTGCGGAATCACTGGAGCAAGCGGCGAAGAAAATGGGCTATGAGATCAAAGTCGAAACCAATGGGGCAATCGGTGCTGAGAACGTGTTGACGAAGCAAGATATTGAGCAGGCAGACATGGTCATTGTCGCCTCGGATATTAAAATTGATCCGATTCGCTTTACCGGTAAGCGGCTTTTCGTTACCAAATCAAACCAAGCGATTGAAGATTCGGAGGCATTGATCAATCAGGCGTTTGAAGAAGCCAAAATTTTTGGAAAAAAAGGTGCGAAGGTTGGCAAGATTCAGGTAGGTAACGATAAAGATAAGGTCAACTTTTTCACGCATATTATGAGCGGCATTTCATACATGGTGCCCATGGTGATTGCAGCCGGGTTGCTTTTGACGATTGCTAATCTGTACGCCTTTCAAAGAGACGATTTAGGCCGAATTGTTAAGTGGGGCTTTGACAATAAAACGCAAATGGGATTCTTGATGGCCAAGTTGTTCTATGTGGGGCAAATCGGCTTTAAGTTGATGATTCCGTTGTTTGCCGGGTTTGTCGCGAATTCTATTGCTGACAAACCAGCGATTGCCCCGGCGATGATTGGCGCTTATTTGGTCAATGATCCCGAGTTTCTGAATACGAAGGCGGGCGGCGGTTTTATTGGCGCCATCATTGTTGCCTTTATTGTAGGTTACATGGTGAAGGGCTTGAAAAAAGTGAAATGGCCAAAACTGCTGGTGCCGATTGTGCCAATCATGATCATTCCGTTTATCGCCACCGCGGTCATTATGTTGATTGTTCTTTATGTCATCGGGAACCCGATCGCGGTTGGCATGGATGCGATGTATAAAGGTTTGACGGATCTCAATAACAACTATTCCGGAGCGCCGATTTTGATTGGCGCTATCTGCGGGGCAATGATCGGGTTTGATTTAGGTGGACCGATCAATAAAACGGCTTTGGTCTTTGGAACCGCGATTTTCACGGATACGTTGACCAAGTATGGGATTAACGGGGCCAATTTTGTTCCTGGAACCGCGACCCAAGCAGCAATTTCCGTTGCGCCACTGGGAGTTTGGCTGGCCACCATCTTATTCAAAAAGAAATTCACCAAGGATGAAAAAATCGCCGCCAGTGCTGCTTTTGGGATGGGAATTGTCGGTGTCACTGAAGGCGCAATCCCGTTTGTCGCGGCCGATCCAGTCAGAATGATCTTTTCTAACGTGGTTGGTTCAGCGGTTGCCGGTGGTCTAGTAGCTGCGACAGGGTGTAAATTTTACGGCGGTATCGGCTCGCCACTAGGAACTTTTATTGGTTATATTGAACAGCCGCTACCGTTTATTACCTGGATTTTATGTGTCTGTGCAGGAATCCTGACCGCCGCACTGTTAATCGGCTTCACCCGCAAACAAACAGTGGCAGGGCTCGCTGTTGAACCCGAAAAGTAA
- a CDS encoding PTS sugar transporter subunit IIA, with amino-acid sequence MNKEVFNRHHILFDETATTQEEAFKSLAQFAYNAGFVSDETAYFEGLKAREKEATTGFKDHIAIPHCKSSVNKKPGLFLIKFKQAIPWQALDQKPVKVAFGLTIPEQGATEHLKLLSLIARKLIDPDFREGVLTQDDPEKLTAIIDQIEFRG; translated from the coding sequence GTGAATAAAGAAGTTTTTAATCGTCACCATATTTTATTTGATGAAACAGCAACAACCCAGGAAGAAGCCTTCAAAAGCCTCGCCCAATTTGCTTATAATGCAGGCTTTGTCTCCGATGAAACAGCCTATTTTGAGGGGTTAAAAGCTCGTGAAAAGGAAGCAACCACCGGCTTTAAAGATCATATCGCCATTCCTCATTGCAAAAGCAGCGTCAATAAGAAACCGGGGTTATTCTTAATCAAATTTAAGCAGGCAATTCCGTGGCAAGCATTAGATCAAAAGCCAGTAAAGGTGGCTTTTGGGTTGACCATTCCGGAACAAGGGGCCACCGAACATTTGAAGTTGCTCAGCCTGATAGCCAGAAAGTTGATTGACCCAGACTTTAGAGAAGGAGTCCTGACACAGGATGATCCAGAAAAGCTGACAGCAATCATTGATCAAATCGAATTTAGGGGTTAA